In one window of Luteitalea sp. DNA:
- the lpxK gene encoding tetraacyldisaccharide 4'-kinase has product MSHETKMTGVLSFSSLYAVMARRRRRWYRAHPDARRTLHRPVISVGNIAVGGRRKTPIVAALARWLIEKGERPAILSRGYAREQPRDGVVVVRDAERVLAPLTEAGDEPFLLAQNLTGCAVVVCADRYLAGRLAESRLGCTVHLLDDGFQHFALARDVDLVAVDPQDVTAARVLPHGRLRESPDVLDVADALIWLGAAHDTARDRPSDNELRPPQFIARDRHGVPRPLASSLGVPALAPPARVVGVAATAEPERFFDHLRAAGWALTDALGFPDHHPFSQQDLGRVATRMQETGAVAVLTTEKDGVRLDARGELPFPAAVVPLAVDIEPREAFFSWLAGKLEAAGHKVPVGRGLEAPRPAAAERPCATSRSRSGGSVR; this is encoded by the coding sequence ATGAGTCACGAGACGAAGATGACAGGCGTCCTTTCGTTTTCCTCGCTCTACGCGGTGATGGCTCGGCGTCGGCGGCGATGGTATCGCGCGCATCCGGACGCGCGACGCACGCTCCATCGGCCAGTCATCAGCGTGGGGAACATTGCCGTGGGCGGACGGCGCAAGACACCTATTGTGGCGGCGCTGGCGCGGTGGCTCATCGAGAAGGGTGAGCGCCCGGCAATCTTGAGCCGTGGTTATGCGCGAGAGCAGCCTCGAGATGGCGTGGTGGTCGTGCGAGACGCCGAGAGGGTGCTCGCGCCGCTGACCGAGGCCGGAGATGAGCCTTTCCTCCTTGCGCAGAACCTCACGGGGTGCGCGGTGGTCGTTTGTGCGGATCGGTATCTGGCCGGACGATTGGCCGAATCGCGCCTGGGCTGCACGGTTCATCTGCTCGACGATGGCTTTCAACATTTCGCCTTGGCGCGCGATGTCGATCTGGTCGCGGTGGATCCTCAGGACGTGACGGCTGCGAGGGTCTTGCCGCACGGTCGGCTTCGCGAGTCGCCAGATGTGCTCGATGTTGCAGACGCGTTGATCTGGCTCGGGGCCGCCCACGACACCGCTCGCGACCGTCCGAGCGACAATGAGCTGCGGCCCCCGCAGTTCATCGCGCGCGATCGTCACGGCGTGCCGCGACCACTAGCGTCGAGCCTCGGCGTACCGGCGCTGGCGCCGCCCGCGCGCGTCGTGGGCGTCGCCGCAACTGCAGAGCCCGAGCGCTTCTTCGACCACCTCCGCGCCGCCGGCTGGGCACTGACCGACGCGCTCGGCTTTCCGGATCATCATCCGTTCAGCCAGCAGGATCTCGGGCGCGTGGCCACGCGAATGCAGGAGACCGGTGCTGTTGCCGTGTTGACCACGGAGAAGGACGGGGTGCGGCTCGACGCCCGTGGCGAGCTGCCGTTTCCGGCGGCGGTCGTTCCGCTCGCCGTCGATATCGAGCCGCGAGAAGCGTTCTTCTCGTGGCTGGCCGGCAAGCTCGAGGCGGCCGGTCATAAGGTCCCTGTAGGGAGGGGCCTTGAGGCCCCTCGGCCCGCGGCGGCGGAAAGGCCGTGCGCTACGTCGCGGAGCAGGAGTGGTGGGTCAGTACGCTAA